In the genome of Myxococcales bacterium, one region contains:
- a CDS encoding radical SAM protein, whose product MEHDATFSDDPRPGGAGKVVAHEAAAHEKRNWVRLTYDCNNHCVFCLDTLAHNGTVRSGMDVKVQIVEGRKKGATRLILSGGEPTIHPQFLDFVKLGRRAGYRRVQTVTNGRMFAYPEFLERAAENGLDEITFSVHGHTAKLHDALVGTPGAFEQETAGLRAALASGRFIVNVDVVINKMNVKQLPEMLETFISWGVREFDLLQVIPFGNAWGKAREHLFYDLDGHEEVLARAFAISRRPDIHMWLNRFPPPYAEGFEELIQDPYKLNDEVRGRREEFDRFLSHGEKLHCRQPERCKHCYLEPLCDELDRVLADRIEPVVDVLELSEQSPRAELLPRARAVHVIASSAPAAAALAARAPEAELWLELPTLEALTGPALHGRPVTRVFLGDPRDVDRVLSWPGDVEIVVPLSKNMAEHLPRLVQLGARLLVQAPKYERVTDQREGDLDLHATCETLPTEVRSLDIPVCLGGRQPERIGKKLDARMLGADARLDMPRYTERFIADRFMTKSRRCKSCTHDATCAGVHINFVRAHGYAALRPIE is encoded by the coding sequence CTGGAGCACGACGCGACGTTCTCGGACGACCCACGTCCAGGCGGCGCGGGCAAGGTCGTCGCACACGAAGCGGCCGCTCACGAAAAGCGCAACTGGGTGCGCCTGACCTACGACTGCAACAACCACTGCGTGTTTTGCCTCGATACGCTGGCCCACAACGGCACCGTACGCTCCGGCATGGACGTGAAGGTGCAGATCGTCGAAGGCCGAAAGAAGGGAGCAACCCGGCTGATCTTGTCCGGGGGTGAGCCCACCATTCACCCGCAGTTCCTCGACTTCGTGAAGCTCGGACGCCGCGCCGGGTATCGCCGAGTCCAGACCGTGACCAACGGAAGAATGTTCGCTTACCCCGAGTTCCTGGAGCGGGCGGCGGAGAACGGTCTCGACGAGATCACGTTCAGCGTGCACGGGCACACCGCCAAGCTGCACGACGCGCTGGTGGGCACACCGGGCGCGTTCGAGCAGGAAACCGCCGGCCTGCGCGCAGCGCTCGCGAGCGGGCGGTTCATCGTGAACGTGGACGTCGTGATCAACAAGATGAACGTCAAACAGCTGCCGGAGATGCTCGAGACCTTCATCAGCTGGGGTGTGCGCGAGTTCGATCTGTTGCAGGTCATTCCGTTCGGAAACGCCTGGGGCAAGGCCCGCGAACACCTGTTTTACGACCTCGACGGCCATGAAGAGGTGCTCGCCCGCGCCTTTGCCATCTCGCGGCGGCCGGACATTCACATGTGGCTCAACCGATTCCCTCCGCCGTACGCCGAAGGTTTCGAGGAGCTGATCCAGGATCCGTACAAGCTCAACGATGAAGTGCGGGGACGCCGCGAAGAGTTCGACCGCTTCCTTTCGCATGGCGAGAAGCTCCACTGCCGCCAGCCGGAGCGCTGCAAACACTGTTACCTCGAGCCGCTGTGTGACGAGCTCGATCGAGTGCTGGCGGACCGCATCGAGCCGGTGGTCGACGTGCTCGAGCTGTCGGAGCAGAGCCCCAGGGCCGAGCTCTTGCCCAGAGCGCGGGCGGTACACGTGATCGCGAGCAGCGCCCCGGCCGCCGCGGCGCTCGCGGCACGCGCGCCAGAGGCCGAGCTCTGGCTCGAGCTGCCCACGCTCGAGGCGCTGACCGGCCCCGCGCTGCATGGGCGACCGGTGACGCGGGTCTTCCTCGGCGACCCGCGGGACGTGGACCGCGTCCTGTCGTGGCCGGGCGACGTCGAGATCGTCGTCCCGCTCTCGAAGAACATGGCAGAACACCTGCCGCGACTCGTGCAGCTGGGCGCTCGCTTGCTCGTGCAGGCCCCGAAGTACGAGCGGGTCACCGATCAGCGCGAAGGCGATCTGGACCTCCACGCCACCTGCGAGACTCTGCCCACCGAGGTGAGGTCCCTGGACATCCCCGTGTGTCTGGGCGGACGACAGCCAGAGCGCATCGGCAAGAAGCTCGACGCGCGGATGCTGGGGGCCGACGCCCGACTCGACATGCCGCGCTACACCGAGCGCTTCATCGCCGATCGCTTCATGACCAAGAGCCGGCGCTGCAAGAGCTGCACACATGACGCAACCTGCGCCGGAGTTCACATCAACTTCGTCCGGGCTCACGGCTACGCCGCGCTCCGCCCCATCGAGTGA
- the hxsD gene encoding His-Xaa-Ser system protein HxsD: MAEAVVTQADDGLLVELDEALYPKDAIYGAAYVFIDRCYVRLDRPAPGRISIRLKPKAGEKTPVELLAGELENELLGQAWRRLLVEDNRQLVETVTTQALGGAAGPPGLDDLLEMDADEQAAFDDPLGIAVSWEEKYKKKPPKSGDGEP; the protein is encoded by the coding sequence ATGGCGGAGGCCGTGGTGACACAAGCGGACGACGGGTTGCTCGTCGAGCTCGACGAGGCGCTGTATCCGAAGGATGCGATCTACGGAGCCGCCTACGTCTTCATCGACCGTTGCTACGTACGCCTCGACCGCCCCGCTCCGGGTCGCATCTCGATCCGCTTGAAACCCAAGGCCGGTGAGAAGACGCCGGTAGAGCTCTTGGCCGGCGAGCTCGAGAACGAGCTGCTCGGGCAAGCGTGGCGGCGCCTGCTGGTGGAAGACAACCGACAGCTGGTCGAGACCGTCACGACTCAGGCACTCGGGGGCGCCGCCGGGCCACCGGGTCTCGACGACCTGCTCGAGATGGACGCGGACGAACAAGCGGCGTTCGACGATCCACTGGGAATTGCCGTCAGCTGGGAAGAGAAATACAAGAAGAAGCCGCCGAAGTCCGGGGACGGCGAGCCGTGA
- the grxC gene encoding glutaredoxin 3, with product MPARVVMYRTPYCGYCMLAKRLLTKKGAVFEEIDVSRDPEQRARLREVTGMHTVPQIFVDDRPIGGYLELHLLERAGKLDALLAGE from the coding sequence ATGCCGGCCCGGGTCGTGATGTACCGCACCCCCTATTGCGGGTACTGCATGCTGGCGAAGCGCCTGCTGACCAAGAAGGGGGCGGTCTTCGAGGAAATAGATGTCAGCCGCGATCCCGAGCAGCGAGCCCGGCTCCGTGAGGTGACGGGCATGCACACCGTGCCCCAGATCTTCGTCGACGACCGCCCCATCGGCGGGTACCTCGAGCTTCATCTGCTCGAGCGCGCGGGGAAGCTCGACGCCCTGTTGGCGGGAGAGTAA
- a CDS encoding prepilin peptidase has protein sequence MPTLADLPPWFIVGTVVALGLAFGSFLNVVIYRLPRGQNLAHPPSRCPACGKSIRAFDNIPVFGWLLLLGKARCCGARISPRYPLVEALGGLAAWAVFEVRVAPLPPDTVWWRALFLFLPYFALALGLIAAAFIDLEHMILPDEITLGGTLLGVLSVPLRHELTWVESITGAAIGFVMIWLPFDVLYRKLRGRAGMGLGDAKLTMLAGAWFGWQGAVFALLAGAVQGTIAAIVVFVAQGKIEEPDAVKREREELMQAITEAETEEERAELEAELELDPIGHEAEPGLGQSRLAFGPFLVLATLEFMLFGRVIVDTYLAYVWVL, from the coding sequence GTGCCCACGCTCGCCGACCTCCCGCCCTGGTTCATCGTGGGAACCGTCGTGGCCCTGGGTCTCGCCTTCGGCAGCTTCCTCAACGTCGTGATCTATCGGCTGCCGCGCGGGCAGAACCTGGCACACCCGCCGTCTCGTTGCCCGGCGTGTGGCAAGAGCATCCGCGCGTTCGACAACATCCCGGTCTTTGGTTGGTTGCTCTTGCTCGGCAAGGCGCGCTGCTGCGGAGCGCGGATTTCTCCTCGGTATCCCTTGGTGGAAGCGCTCGGCGGGCTCGCCGCCTGGGCCGTGTTCGAGGTACGTGTGGCTCCGCTTCCGCCGGACACCGTGTGGTGGCGAGCGCTCTTCTTGTTCTTGCCGTACTTCGCGCTGGCACTCGGGCTGATCGCGGCGGCGTTCATCGACCTCGAACACATGATCTTGCCGGACGAGATCACTCTTGGCGGAACCCTGCTCGGTGTGCTGAGCGTGCCGCTCCGTCACGAGCTGACCTGGGTCGAGTCGATCACTGGTGCGGCCATCGGCTTCGTGATGATCTGGCTGCCCTTCGACGTGCTCTACCGAAAGCTCCGTGGGAGGGCCGGCATGGGGCTGGGTGACGCCAAGCTGACGATGCTCGCAGGCGCTTGGTTTGGCTGGCAGGGCGCGGTGTTCGCGCTGCTCGCCGGGGCGGTTCAGGGCACCATCGCGGCCATCGTCGTGTTCGTGGCTCAGGGGAAGATCGAGGAGCCCGACGCGGTGAAACGGGAACGCGAAGAGCTCATGCAGGCCATCACCGAGGCAGAAACCGAGGAGGAACGCGCCGAGCTCGAGGCAGAGCTGGAGCTCGATCCGATCGGACATGAAGCCGAACCGGGCCTCGGCCAGTCTCGACTGGCGTTCGGCCCGTTTCTGGTGCTCGCGACCCTGGAGTTCATGTTGTTCGGTCGGGTGATCGTGGATACCTACCTCGCTTACGTGTGGGTTCTCTGA
- a CDS encoding tryptophan 7-halogenase: protein MSAKAVDYDVIVMGGGPGGSTLATLAATAGLRVLVLEADRHPRAHVGESLLPGIIPILNEMGVLDEVERAGFGRKSGTTHKKWGRTPEWDLWFSDTESYDHAWLVDRSRFDELLFRAAARAGATTLEHAAVKRLVWSGDRLEGVCFQRRDASDLELATARFVVDASGQSALLARELGLREVIDGLRHQASWAHYEHAGALALPRENQALFVAEAGHWLWLFPMGGGHASVGIVRLDERAAVNERDRTAAFERDVAASPELSRVLGARAQRVTKVRTERDWSYRMRRVAGPGWLLVGDASGFIDPVLSTGVFLAMHAAHHAARTLTSVLRGERTELDAMNAYQAHHAELFGDLLRMVRFYYQQNLHVEDYFWESKRILLRPETELKPQKAFLILTSGLVKNLSFDDLEQRTHERRLGEVDQSTAAGLEREEPSRLGFVCFHLQTQHDGTPAQLYLLIEPTDAAAPSLFRTPSFDVNCLAPRFDNDPIRVPGVAEPLRQIHEAVRAADTTTGEALASFWRRNRARLLEAVRRTEPNLVLIRVFGE, encoded by the coding sequence GTGAGCGCAAAGGCCGTCGACTACGACGTGATCGTGATGGGCGGCGGCCCGGGGGGCAGCACGCTCGCAACTCTGGCGGCAACAGCCGGACTGAGGGTGCTCGTGCTCGAGGCGGATCGTCACCCCCGCGCGCACGTCGGTGAGAGCCTCTTGCCCGGCATCATCCCCATCTTGAACGAGATGGGCGTGCTCGATGAGGTCGAGCGCGCCGGCTTCGGCAGGAAGTCCGGGACCACACACAAGAAGTGGGGGCGCACGCCCGAGTGGGATCTCTGGTTCTCCGACACCGAGAGCTACGACCATGCCTGGTTGGTCGATCGCTCGCGTTTCGACGAGCTGCTGTTCCGGGCCGCTGCGCGAGCGGGCGCGACGACCCTGGAGCACGCAGCCGTAAAACGGCTCGTCTGGAGCGGCGACCGACTCGAAGGTGTGTGTTTCCAGAGACGCGACGCCAGCGACCTCGAGCTGGCGACGGCGCGCTTCGTGGTGGACGCCAGCGGGCAGTCCGCACTCCTCGCGAGAGAGCTCGGTCTGCGCGAGGTGATCGACGGGCTCAGACACCAGGCCAGCTGGGCGCACTACGAACATGCCGGCGCGCTCGCCTTGCCCAGGGAGAACCAGGCGCTCTTCGTGGCAGAGGCTGGGCATTGGCTGTGGCTGTTTCCGATGGGGGGCGGCCACGCGTCCGTGGGGATCGTGCGGCTCGATGAACGCGCCGCCGTGAACGAGCGGGACCGCACCGCAGCTTTCGAGCGAGACGTGGCCGCGAGCCCCGAGCTCAGCCGAGTGCTCGGAGCCCGGGCGCAGCGCGTCACCAAGGTGCGAACCGAACGGGACTGGAGTTATCGCATGCGGCGCGTTGCCGGGCCCGGGTGGCTCCTGGTCGGCGACGCATCGGGTTTCATCGATCCGGTGCTCTCGACAGGCGTCTTCCTGGCGATGCACGCAGCCCACCACGCGGCCCGCACTCTGACCTCCGTTCTGCGCGGCGAGCGCACCGAGCTCGACGCCATGAACGCCTACCAAGCTCACCACGCCGAGCTGTTCGGGGATCTGCTGCGCATGGTGCGCTTTTACTACCAACAGAACCTGCACGTAGAAGACTACTTCTGGGAGTCGAAGCGGATCTTGCTGCGCCCCGAGACGGAGCTCAAACCTCAAAAGGCGTTCCTGATCTTGACGAGCGGACTGGTGAAGAACCTCTCCTTCGACGACCTGGAGCAGAGAACCCATGAGCGCCGCTTGGGCGAGGTCGACCAGAGCACCGCCGCCGGCCTGGAACGGGAGGAGCCCTCGCGGCTCGGTTTCGTGTGTTTTCACTTGCAGACGCAGCACGACGGCACCCCCGCACAGCTCTACTTGCTGATCGAACCCACCGATGCCGCGGCACCGTCGCTATTTCGGACGCCGAGCTTCGACGTGAACTGCCTGGCTCCGCGCTTCGACAACGATCCAATCCGTGTCCCAGGGGTCGCGGAGCCGCTCCGGCAGATCCACGAGGCAGTGCGCGCCGCCGACACGACGACCGGCGAAGCACTCGCCAGCTTCTGGCGTCGAAACCGCGCGCGCCTGCTCGAGGCCGTGCGACGCACCGAGCCGAACCTCGTTTTGATCCGGGTGTTCGGTGAGTGA
- a CDS encoding AAA family ATPase has translation MPSSDTTTLSLERYAPDAKALVAGAQAIADGRKHPEVLPLHLLARMLERETGVVAVFRSANVDVVELQSACERSLAQLPAGREPAYLSSGMLDLLERAGREAERERSGNVLVEHLVNALSQEIRGPAGDILGALGIAPGSLRGHLAVLRSQPRSVPKRPSSGVTNAETYTHDWVEDARAGRLDPVIGRDTEVRRLTTILERRQKNNTLLVGEPGVGKGAVISGLAQRIADGDVPTSLAGVRLLELDAAALVAGTRLRSDVDERMRGLLSSLADDRRGQSVLIARGVEQLFGQGPAGSGVGDFLKSPLLRGEIRMLATTTPEGLRKIADKDASILRAFTNLPIDEPSVDGAVEVLRGVASRYEERHQVEISEGAINSAVRLAKRYLQDRFLPDSAVDLLDETAAGKRVETDGIPAPVDAAMRRAESLKAQLHSLEKTDDAATRATRDKLSAELAGLEPRVVEMKSKLESRRGAVAAVRALKSEVDAARAALEDARAKKDFARLGELEHVTLPDLEKRLAAAEEAARGAGVVDGSRDVSESDVAATLAIWTGIPVAKMLEGEADKLLKMESRLEQRVVGQDEAVKAISRAVRRGRVGLRDPGKPIGSFLFLGPSGVGKTELGKALAEFLFDDESALTRLDMSEFMERHMAQRLIGAPPGYADSDQGGFLTEAVRRRPYSVLLFDEVEKAHQDVFNLLLQVLDDGRLTDGRGRSADFSNTVVIMTSNIGSQRILETDPKLFESEDGREALRDVLLGQLGEFFRPEFLNRIDDVVVFRSLSKTDLRKIVDIQLRKLEKLLADRRVKVELTEQAKGRLVELGYEPALGARPLRRAILKQVQDPLAEALLGNRYPEGTTIKVDLDGDKLSFNV, from the coding sequence ATGCCGAGCTCGGACACGACCACCCTCTCACTCGAACGCTACGCCCCCGATGCCAAGGCGCTGGTAGCCGGGGCGCAGGCCATCGCGGACGGCCGCAAACATCCAGAAGTTCTGCCGTTGCACCTCTTGGCCCGCATGCTGGAGCGAGAGACGGGGGTGGTCGCGGTGTTCCGCTCGGCGAACGTCGATGTGGTGGAGCTCCAGTCGGCCTGCGAACGCTCGCTCGCGCAGCTGCCCGCCGGTCGAGAGCCCGCGTACCTGTCGTCCGGCATGCTCGATCTGCTCGAGCGCGCGGGACGCGAGGCCGAACGAGAGCGCTCCGGCAACGTGCTGGTCGAGCATCTGGTCAACGCGCTGTCGCAAGAGATCCGTGGGCCCGCCGGTGACATCCTGGGCGCGCTCGGCATCGCACCCGGCTCACTCCGAGGTCACCTGGCGGTGCTCCGCTCGCAGCCCCGCAGCGTGCCCAAGAGGCCGAGCAGCGGCGTGACCAACGCGGAGACCTACACTCACGACTGGGTCGAAGACGCGCGAGCCGGTCGGCTCGATCCGGTGATCGGCCGCGACACCGAGGTGCGGCGCCTGACTACGATCTTGGAGCGGCGCCAGAAGAACAACACACTCTTGGTGGGCGAACCCGGGGTGGGCAAGGGCGCGGTGATCTCCGGCCTCGCGCAGCGCATCGCCGATGGCGACGTGCCGACGAGTCTGGCGGGCGTCCGGCTGCTCGAGCTCGACGCGGCTGCGCTGGTCGCCGGGACACGCCTGCGAAGTGACGTCGATGAACGCATGCGGGGTTTGTTGTCGTCGCTCGCCGACGACCGACGCGGCCAATCCGTGCTGATCGCGCGGGGCGTCGAGCAGCTGTTTGGACAGGGGCCGGCCGGATCCGGCGTCGGAGACTTCCTCAAATCGCCGCTCTTGCGCGGAGAAATCCGCATGCTGGCCACGACGACGCCGGAGGGCCTGCGGAAGATCGCCGACAAGGACGCCTCGATCCTGCGCGCGTTCACCAACCTCCCCATCGACGAACCCAGCGTGGACGGCGCGGTCGAAGTGCTGCGCGGCGTCGCGAGTCGTTACGAAGAGCGCCACCAAGTCGAGATCAGCGAAGGTGCGATCAACTCGGCGGTGCGACTGGCCAAACGCTATTTGCAGGACCGTTTTCTGCCGGACAGCGCGGTCGATCTGCTGGACGAGACTGCCGCGGGAAAACGCGTCGAAACGGACGGGATCCCCGCCCCCGTCGATGCCGCCATGCGCCGTGCCGAGTCACTCAAGGCGCAGCTGCACTCGCTGGAAAAGACGGACGACGCGGCCACCCGGGCCACACGCGACAAACTCTCGGCTGAGCTGGCGGGGCTAGAGCCCAGGGTCGTCGAGATGAAGAGCAAGCTCGAGTCCCGGCGGGGCGCCGTGGCCGCTGTCCGTGCGCTCAAGAGCGAGGTCGACGCTGCGCGGGCGGCGCTGGAGGACGCCCGCGCAAAGAAGGATTTCGCCCGCCTCGGCGAGCTCGAGCACGTCACGCTGCCCGATCTGGAGAAGCGCCTCGCCGCCGCCGAAGAGGCCGCCCGGGGCGCGGGGGTGGTCGACGGCTCGCGCGACGTCAGCGAGAGTGATGTCGCGGCGACCCTGGCCATCTGGACCGGCATCCCGGTAGCAAAGATGCTGGAGGGCGAAGCCGACAAACTCTTGAAGATGGAGTCCCGCCTCGAACAACGTGTGGTCGGGCAGGACGAAGCGGTGAAGGCCATCTCGCGGGCGGTGCGCCGAGGGCGAGTTGGCCTCAGGGACCCGGGCAAGCCCATCGGCAGCTTCTTGTTCCTCGGACCGAGCGGCGTCGGCAAGACCGAGCTCGGCAAGGCGTTAGCCGAGTTCTTGTTCGATGACGAGTCCGCGCTCACACGTCTCGACATGAGCGAGTTCATGGAGCGCCACATGGCGCAGCGACTGATCGGTGCCCCGCCGGGTTACGCCGACAGTGACCAGGGCGGATTCTTGACCGAGGCGGTCCGCCGCCGCCCGTACTCGGTGCTGCTGTTCGACGAGGTCGAGAAGGCACACCAGGACGTGTTCAACCTGCTGTTGCAGGTCCTCGACGACGGACGACTGACGGACGGGCGCGGGCGCAGCGCCGATTTCTCCAACACCGTGGTCATCATGACCAGCAACATCGGCTCACAACGCATCCTGGAGACGGATCCGAAGTTGTTCGAGTCCGAAGACGGACGCGAAGCGCTACGCGACGTGTTGCTCGGACAGCTCGGCGAGTTCTTCCGACCGGAGTTCTTGAACCGCATCGACGACGTCGTGGTGTTCCGCTCCCTGTCGAAGACCGACCTCAGGAAGATCGTCGACATCCAGCTGCGCAAGCTCGAGAAGCTCCTCGCGGACCGGCGCGTGAAGGTCGAGCTGACGGAACAGGCCAAGGGGCGCCTCGTCGAGCTGGGCTACGAGCCCGCCCTCGGAGCTCGGCCGCTGCGCCGCGCCATCCTGAAGCAGGTGCAGGACCCGCTGGCCGAAGCGCTGCTCGGAAATCGCTACCCAGAGGGCACCACAATCAAGGTCGACCTGGACGGCGACAAGCTGAGCTTCAACGTTTGA